One Vallitalea pronyensis genomic region harbors:
- the ychF gene encoding redox-regulated ATPase YchF, which yields MKLGIVGLPNVGKSTLFNSLTKAGAESANYPFCTIDPNVGIVTVPDSRLEHLAAIYDSEKIIPAAIEFVDIAGLVKGASKGEGLGNKFLSNIREVDAIVHVVRCFEDDNVVHVDGSVDPIRDIETINLELIFSDVEILERRIAKTTKSLKGDKSLAAELVILKKLKDTLEEGMPARALEWHTVEDERFVQSLNLLTYKPVIYATNVTEDDLEDDGASNNHVQAVRALAKEEKSEAFVVCAKIEEEISELDDDERAMFLEDLGITDAGLEKLIRASYSLLGLISYLTAGPKETRAWTITKGTKAPGAAGKIHTDFEKGFIRAEVVKYEELMASGTYTAAKEKGLVGVEGKDYVVQDGDVMLFRFNV from the coding sequence ATGAAGCTAGGAATAGTAGGTTTACCAAATGTAGGTAAGAGTACCTTATTTAATTCATTAACAAAAGCAGGAGCAGAATCGGCCAATTATCCCTTCTGTACCATTGATCCAAATGTTGGTATTGTAACAGTGCCTGATTCCCGCCTTGAACACTTAGCAGCCATCTATGATTCAGAGAAAATTATACCTGCTGCCATTGAGTTCGTTGATATTGCTGGACTCGTAAAAGGAGCAAGTAAAGGTGAAGGTCTCGGTAATAAGTTTTTATCCAACATCCGTGAAGTTGACGCTATCGTTCACGTTGTTCGTTGCTTTGAAGACGATAATGTGGTGCACGTAGACGGTTCTGTAGACCCCATTCGTGACATAGAAACCATTAACCTTGAACTTATTTTCTCCGATGTGGAGATTCTTGAGCGTCGAATCGCAAAAACAACCAAGTCTCTAAAAGGTGATAAATCTTTAGCCGCTGAACTGGTTATATTAAAAAAATTAAAAGACACATTGGAAGAAGGTATGCCAGCCAGAGCTCTTGAATGGCATACGGTAGAAGATGAGCGATTTGTCCAATCTCTTAACTTGCTTACATATAAGCCAGTCATCTATGCTACCAACGTGACAGAAGATGACCTTGAGGACGATGGCGCAAGCAACAATCATGTACAAGCTGTAAGAGCTCTAGCCAAAGAAGAAAAATCAGAAGCCTTTGTTGTCTGTGCTAAAATTGAAGAAGAAATCTCCGAACTTGATGACGATGAACGTGCCATGTTCCTAGAAGATCTTGGGATTACAGATGCTGGTCTTGAGAAATTGATTCGAGCTAGTTACAGCCTTCTTGGTCTCATTAGTTATTTAACTGCTGGTCCAAAAGAAACAAGAGCCTGGACCATCACAAAAGGTACCAAAGCACCTGGAGCCGCTGGTAAAATTCATACAGACTTTGAGAAAGGATTTATCCGAGCTGAAGTGGTAAAATATGAAGAACTTATGGCGTCAGGCACTTATACAGCTGCCAAAGAAAAAGGGTTAGTCGGTGTTGAAGGTAAAGATTATGTGGTTCAAGATGGGGATGTAATGTTGTTTAGATTTAACGTGTAA
- the rsmH gene encoding 16S rRNA (cytosine(1402)-N(4))-methyltransferase RsmH, producing the protein MAFEHKSVLLDECIEGLHIQPDGIYMDGTLGGAGHAYAICRHLSKEGLLIGIDQDENAIEASTKHLEPFGDIVRIHRANFSEFEDVLEQENIKKVDGILLDLGVSSHQLDTAERGFSYMQEAPLDMRMDRRQDKTAADIVNTYSSEELFKVIRTYGEEKWASRIVKNIIEAREEKPIKTTYDLVEIIKKSIPRKAAVKGGHPAKRTFQAIRIELNRELTVIKDTLDDMVERLNDGGRLCVITFHSLEDRIVKNIFKNHQNPCTCPPDFPICVCNKKPKGKMITRKPITATQLELDNNSRSKSAKLRIFEKNEGDVNA; encoded by the coding sequence ATGGCATTTGAACACAAATCAGTACTACTAGACGAATGCATAGAAGGATTACACATACAACCAGACGGTATCTATATGGATGGAACTTTAGGTGGAGCTGGACATGCCTATGCCATATGCAGACATCTTAGTAAGGAAGGATTACTTATTGGAATTGATCAAGATGAAAATGCCATTGAAGCAAGCACAAAACATTTAGAACCATTTGGAGACATTGTTAGAATTCACCGTGCTAATTTCTCAGAGTTTGAAGACGTGTTAGAGCAAGAAAATATTAAGAAGGTTGATGGCATTTTGTTAGACTTAGGTGTATCATCCCATCAACTGGATACAGCTGAAAGAGGATTTTCGTATATGCAGGAAGCACCACTGGATATGCGTATGGATAGAAGGCAAGATAAGACTGCCGCTGATATTGTTAACACCTATTCATCGGAAGAACTTTTCAAAGTTATTCGAACATACGGTGAAGAGAAATGGGCTTCAAGAATCGTTAAGAACATTATAGAGGCAAGGGAAGAAAAACCAATTAAAACCACGTATGACCTTGTTGAAATCATAAAAAAGTCAATACCTAGAAAAGCAGCTGTCAAAGGTGGACATCCAGCAAAACGGACTTTTCAAGCCATAAGAATTGAATTAAATCGTGAATTAACAGTGATTAAAGACACCCTGGACGACATGGTAGAACGACTGAATGATGGAGGAAGACTTTGCGTTATTACTTTCCATTCCCTAGAAGATAGAATAGTAAAGAATATTTTCAAAAACCATCAGAATCCTTGCACATGCCCGCCAGACTTTCCTATTTGCGTATGCAATAAGAAGCCGAAGGGTAAAATGATAACAAGAAAACCCATAACAGCAACTCAGCTAGAACTTGACAATAATTCACGCTCTAAAAGTGCTAAGTTGAGAATATTTGAAAAAAATGAGGGGGATGTAAATGCGTAA
- a CDS encoding type III restriction-modification system endonuclease, with protein MKFNFKIQQYQTDAVSAVVDTFNGQSYNSGAKYIRDIGRVIQKQDPVQMTFGLEDDYEELDDYGYKNELVQLSKSDLFSNIIAVQNTRNIKQDSSLVSDIGRCDLDIEMETGTGKTYAYIKTMFELNKRYGWSKFIVVVPSIAIREGVNKSFQITEDHFMEHYGKKARFFIYNSSNLHQIDEFASSAGINVMIINTQAFTSSLKEGGKSKDSRIIYSKRDEFASRRPIDVIKATNPILILDEPQKMTGKATQSALKNFNPLFTLNYSATHKKKNNLIYVLDALDAYNNKLVKKIEVKGFEVKNFRGTDKYLYLENIILSSKKPPMARIELEILYKKSINRETRILGVGDDLYFISNEMEQYKEGYTVQSIDPIDGTVTFLNGNVIRMGNVVGDVSEKDIRRIQIRETIQSHFEKEEKLFKLGIKTLSLFFIDEVAKYRQYDEVGEEAAGEYARMFEEEYNSLVSEYIRLDGDEAYVKYLKEIGTSETHNGYFSIDKKGYSIDSKVKRGQEYSDDISAYDLILKDKERLLSFQEPTRFIFSHSALREGWDNPNVFQLCTLKHSESTTLKRQEVGRGLRLCVDSSGTRMDKDNLGDAVHDINKLTVIASESYKDFVTDLQKQIKDVLYERPSKASIDYFTNRSIYVDGEQVTINSKEATAIYQYLVRNEYIDEDDSVTDAYRTDLENNTLAVLPESIKEKSIAIHTLIQGVFNESVLDSMIEDANKTKIDENELNENFFKKEFQTLWKSINHKYAYTAHFKSEELIRNAIKHINEKMFVSELKYTTAIGQQHEELNRNQVHGGTSFSGPRTRTQKLERALSSDIKYDLVGKIAAGTVLTRRTVVEILKGIDQIKLYMFKRNPEEFISKAILLINEQKATMIVEHIQYNKTEGEYDASIFTAEKHSHSVDKAFKSTKHIQDYVFTDGLAEKSVEKRFAEDLEGAEEVCVYAKLPKGFAIPTPVGNYSPDWAIAFNEGAVKHVYFIAETKGTMESLQLRPIEQAKISCAKKLFNEISTDNVKYHDVDSYETLMEIVNSDIFDHKKDNVFEYVNEPNNGDISKVAEE; from the coding sequence ATGAAGTTTAATTTTAAGATACAACAATACCAGACTGATGCTGTTAGTGCAGTTGTTGATACATTTAACGGACAAAGTTATAACTCTGGTGCTAAGTATATACGTGATATAGGAAGAGTTATTCAAAAACAAGATCCTGTTCAGATGACATTTGGTTTAGAAGATGATTATGAAGAACTGGATGACTATGGATATAAGAATGAATTAGTTCAACTTTCTAAGAGTGACTTGTTTAGCAATATTATCGCAGTTCAGAACACAAGAAATATCAAACAAGATTCAAGTTTAGTTAGTGATATTGGTCGATGTGATTTAGATATTGAGATGGAAACTGGTACAGGTAAAACATACGCATATATTAAAACTATGTTTGAACTAAATAAGAGATACGGATGGAGCAAATTTATAGTTGTCGTACCATCTATTGCCATACGTGAAGGGGTTAATAAATCATTCCAGATTACAGAAGATCACTTTATGGAACATTACGGTAAAAAGGCTAGGTTTTTCATATACAATAGCTCAAACTTGCATCAAATAGATGAATTCGCTAGTAGTGCAGGGATTAATGTAATGATTATAAATACTCAAGCCTTTACATCATCCTTAAAAGAAGGTGGTAAAAGTAAGGATAGCAGGATTATATATTCTAAACGAGATGAGTTTGCTTCAAGAAGGCCTATTGATGTAATTAAAGCAACTAATCCAATTCTCATATTGGATGAACCCCAGAAGATGACAGGTAAAGCGACTCAAAGTGCTTTGAAGAATTTTAATCCACTATTCACATTGAATTATTCTGCGACGCATAAAAAGAAAAATAACCTTATTTATGTGTTAGATGCTCTGGATGCATACAATAATAAATTGGTTAAAAAGATTGAAGTTAAAGGATTTGAAGTGAAAAACTTCAGAGGTACTGATAAGTATCTCTATTTAGAAAATATAATTCTATCTAGTAAAAAGCCGCCAATGGCTAGAATTGAACTTGAGATATTATATAAGAAGTCTATCAACAGAGAGACTCGTATATTAGGTGTTGGTGATGATTTATATTTCATTTCTAATGAAATGGAACAGTATAAGGAAGGGTATACGGTACAATCTATAGATCCAATTGACGGTACAGTGACATTTCTTAATGGTAATGTTATCCGAATGGGTAATGTGGTCGGTGATGTTTCAGAAAAAGATATTCGTAGAATTCAGATAAGAGAAACTATACAATCTCATTTCGAGAAAGAAGAAAAACTTTTTAAGTTGGGGATTAAGACGCTTTCTTTATTCTTCATTGATGAAGTGGCAAAATATAGGCAATACGATGAAGTGGGAGAAGAAGCTGCAGGCGAGTACGCAAGAATGTTTGAGGAAGAATATAATTCTTTAGTTAGTGAATATATCAGACTTGATGGTGATGAAGCCTATGTGAAATATCTTAAAGAAATAGGGACATCAGAAACGCATAATGGCTATTTTAGTATAGATAAAAAAGGATATAGCATCGATAGTAAAGTAAAGCGTGGACAGGAGTATTCTGATGATATTTCAGCATATGACTTGATTTTAAAAGATAAGGAGAGGTTGCTGAGTTTCCAAGAGCCAACAAGATTTATCTTTTCTCATTCTGCATTAAGAGAGGGATGGGATAACCCCAATGTATTCCAATTATGTACTTTGAAGCATTCAGAATCAACCACTTTAAAGCGTCAAGAGGTTGGTAGAGGTCTGAGATTATGCGTAGACAGTTCCGGTACAAGGATGGATAAAGATAATTTAGGTGATGCTGTTCACGATATTAATAAACTCACAGTCATTGCAAGTGAAAGCTATAAAGATTTTGTCACGGATCTTCAGAAACAAATTAAAGATGTGCTTTATGAAAGGCCTTCAAAGGCTTCTATCGACTATTTCACAAATAGGAGCATTTATGTTGACGGTGAGCAAGTAACAATAAATTCTAAAGAAGCTACTGCAATATATCAGTACCTGGTAAGAAATGAATATATCGACGAAGATGACTCTGTAACTGATGCTTATAGAACTGACCTTGAAAATAATACGCTTGCAGTGTTGCCTGAGAGTATCAAAGAAAAGTCAATAGCAATACACACTTTGATTCAAGGGGTGTTTAATGAAAGCGTTCTTGACAGCATGATTGAAGATGCAAATAAGACTAAAATTGACGAGAACGAGCTGAATGAGAATTTCTTTAAGAAAGAGTTTCAGACGCTATGGAAGAGCATTAATCACAAGTATGCATATACTGCGCATTTTAAAAGTGAAGAGTTGATAAGGAATGCGATAAAGCATATTAATGAGAAAATGTTCGTGTCTGAATTGAAGTATACAACAGCAATTGGACAGCAACATGAAGAACTGAATAGGAATCAGGTTCATGGAGGTACATCATTCTCTGGACCGAGGACAAGAACTCAAAAATTGGAGAGAGCTTTGTCTAGTGACATTAAATATGATTTGGTTGGCAAGATTGCAGCTGGTACAGTTTTAACAAGAAGAACGGTTGTTGAGATTCTTAAAGGCATTGATCAAATTAAGTTATATATGTTTAAACGTAATCCAGAGGAATTCATTTCTAAGGCAATCCTATTAATTAATGAGCAGAAAGCTACCATGATTGTTGAACATATTCAATACAATAAAACAGAAGGTGAATATGATGCATCGATCTTCACGGCAGAAAAGCACTCACATAGTGTTGATAAAGCCTTTAAATCAACGAAGCATATCCAGGACTATGTATTTACTGATGGACTTGCAGAAAAGAGCGTTGAGAAACGTTTTGCAGAAGATTTAGAAGGTGCTGAGGAAGTATGTGTATATGCAAAGTTACCAAAAGGTTTTGCAATACCTACACCGGTAGGTAATTACTCTCCAGACTGGGCTATAGCCTTCAATGAGGGTGCTGTTAAGCATGTCTATTTCATAGCAGAGACAAAAGGAACAATGGAAAGTCTTCAATTAAGACCGATTGAACAGGCTAAAATATCTTGTGCTAAAAAGTTGTTTAATGAAATATCTACTGATAATGTGAAGTACCATGATGTAGATAGTTATGAAACATTAATGGAGATTGTGAATTCAGATATCTTTGATCACAAGAAAGATAATGTGTTTGAGTACGTTAATGAGCCTAATAATGGTGATATAAGTAAAGTAGCAGAAGAATAG
- a CDS encoding DUF4391 domain-containing protein gives MSGLPKSTMMKKQIPKSAIYKKYGMDSKAREKFDNDISRIYIVNEVSTRTMIIERGLEIDSFFVVQIMLKNKKYDESNIIKITKLINQNMIFELRYEDKKSFAVYRGKLITSDWRDDESEPMKIQGLTLDEVWKQLIIQIGDIHVEPQNTLDEQIQVNDMKEKILANIKSLDRKARSERQPRKKFEMVEKINELKKELGEL, from the coding sequence TTGAGTGGATTACCAAAAAGTACAATGATGAAAAAACAGATTCCGAAATCTGCCATATATAAAAAATATGGTATGGATAGTAAAGCAAGAGAGAAATTTGATAATGATATCAGCCGGATTTATATAGTTAACGAAGTATCTACACGTACAATGATTATTGAAAGAGGACTAGAGATTGATTCGTTTTTCGTAGTTCAGATAATGTTGAAAAACAAGAAATATGATGAAAGTAATATTATCAAGATTACTAAATTAATTAATCAGAATATGATTTTTGAATTGAGATATGAAGATAAGAAATCTTTTGCTGTATACCGTGGAAAGTTGATTACTTCTGATTGGCGTGATGATGAATCAGAGCCAATGAAAATTCAAGGGTTGACTTTGGATGAAGTGTGGAAGCAGCTGATTATCCAGATAGGTGATATTCATGTTGAGCCTCAGAACACTCTTGATGAACAAATACAGGTGAATGATATGAAAGAAAAGATTCTTGCGAATATTAAATCTTTGGATAGAAAAGCAAGAAGTGAAAGACAACCGAGAAAGAAATTTGAAATGGTTGAAAAAATAAACGAACTTAAAAAAGAATTGGGAGAACTATAA
- the mraZ gene encoding division/cell wall cluster transcriptional repressor MraZ yields MFIGEYKHSIDDKGRLIVPAKFRSLLGEAFYITKGFDQCIFVYTEDEWNKFIEKLNNNPMKKKDARRIQRFFIASATECMLDKQGRILIPSHLRDYSEIEKEVILIGVSNRVEIWSKENWEAYNEDDDLDISDLAEDMEDLDI; encoded by the coding sequence ATGTTTATAGGCGAATATAAACATTCCATTGATGATAAAGGACGATTAATTGTGCCTGCAAAATTCAGGTCTCTACTTGGTGAGGCTTTTTATATCACAAAAGGTTTCGATCAATGTATCTTTGTTTATACAGAAGACGAATGGAATAAATTCATTGAAAAACTAAATAATAATCCTATGAAGAAAAAAGATGCAAGAAGGATTCAACGTTTCTTTATTGCATCAGCTACAGAGTGTATGTTGGACAAGCAAGGTAGAATACTCATTCCTTCGCATCTTAGAGACTATTCCGAGATAGAAAAAGAAGTGATACTCATTGGTGTATCTAATCGTGTAGAGATATGGTCCAAGGAAAATTGGGAAGCTTATAATGAAGATGATGATTTGGATATTAGTGATTTAGCTGAAGACATGGAAGATCTAGATATATAA
- a CDS encoding site-specific DNA-methyltransferase has protein sequence MDNKLKMQSVNNVDENVKKIRELFPNCVTEGKDEEGKSIQIVDFDMLKQELSNYVVEGREERYQFNWPDKRNAILAANAPINKTLRPIRGESVQFENTKNLYIEGDNLEVLKLLQETYLGKIKMIYIDPPYNTGNDFLYEDDFKMTTEDFINANGQLDEDGNRLYQNTQRNGRYHTDWLNMIYPRIKLAADLLRDDGFIFISIDDNEVANLRKICDEIFGETNFVSQIMWKRKKERSNDSKNISIQGEYILIYGKSPLAILNFESLSSEYIKKSYKPATKDFPNGEWRPVPITVSKGLSGGGYEYKIVTPGGKVHNRLWAYPQKSYEKLLKEGRIYFGKDGNGVPQRVMYAADSKGQSTTNYWDDVATNKEGKKEVLELFDDAVFDTVKPTKLIEKIIDITIDNNESEFILDFFSGSATTADAVIRYNARNKTNHRFILVQLPEKVDGKKKGSSFDTICDIGKERIKRAITRLDGKYDSLNFDRGFRVLKIDGTNMKEVYYNPNQYEQTLFNDVLDNIKSDRTSEDLLFQVMLELGVLLSSKIEEEIVEGKKVFNVAAGYLMACFDKDVSEKTIEAVAKKKPYYFVMRDFSLANDNVATNFNQIFQMYSPDTIRKVL, from the coding sequence ATGGATAATAAGCTAAAAATGCAAAGTGTCAATAATGTGGATGAAAATGTTAAGAAGATTAGAGAGTTGTTTCCAAATTGTGTTACAGAGGGGAAAGATGAAGAAGGTAAGAGTATTCAAATTGTTGATTTTGATATGTTGAAACAAGAACTTTCGAATTATGTTGTTGAAGGCAGGGAAGAACGTTATCAGTTCAATTGGCCTGATAAGCGAAATGCTATCTTGGCTGCTAATGCGCCAATAAACAAGACTTTAAGACCTATACGTGGGGAAAGTGTTCAATTCGAGAATACAAAGAATTTATACATTGAAGGTGATAATCTTGAAGTCTTGAAGTTGTTGCAAGAGACATATCTTGGTAAGATAAAAATGATATATATAGATCCACCATATAATACTGGGAATGACTTTTTATATGAAGATGATTTCAAAATGACAACAGAGGACTTTATTAATGCGAATGGACAACTAGATGAAGACGGCAATAGGTTATATCAAAATACTCAAAGAAACGGTAGGTACCATACGGATTGGTTGAATATGATTTATCCAAGAATTAAGTTGGCTGCTGATTTATTAAGAGATGATGGTTTTATTTTTATAAGTATTGACGATAATGAAGTAGCTAATCTCAGAAAAATATGTGATGAGATTTTTGGAGAGACTAACTTTGTATCTCAGATTATGTGGAAAAGAAAAAAAGAAAGGTCAAACGATAGTAAGAACATATCAATACAAGGGGAATATATCCTTATATACGGAAAATCTCCATTAGCAATCTTGAATTTTGAATCGTTATCTTCCGAGTATATTAAGAAAAGTTATAAGCCTGCTACTAAAGATTTTCCTAATGGTGAATGGAGACCGGTTCCTATAACTGTATCAAAAGGGTTGAGCGGTGGTGGATATGAGTATAAAATTGTAACGCCTGGTGGGAAAGTGCATAATAGATTATGGGCATATCCTCAAAAGAGTTATGAGAAATTACTTAAAGAAGGTAGAATTTACTTTGGCAAAGATGGTAATGGTGTTCCTCAAAGGGTAATGTATGCTGCTGACAGTAAAGGGCAATCAACTACTAATTATTGGGATGATGTAGCTACAAATAAGGAAGGTAAAAAGGAAGTATTGGAGTTGTTTGATGATGCAGTTTTTGATACTGTTAAGCCTACAAAACTTATTGAGAAAATTATTGATATTACGATTGATAATAATGAATCTGAGTTTATACTAGATTTCTTTTCAGGAAGTGCCACAACGGCTGATGCAGTTATTAGGTATAATGCGCGAAACAAAACAAATCACAGATTTATACTAGTACAACTACCTGAAAAAGTTGATGGAAAGAAAAAAGGAAGTAGTTTTGATACTATTTGTGATATTGGTAAAGAAAGAATAAAGAGAGCAATAACTAGACTTGATGGGAAATATGATTCCTTAAATTTTGATAGAGGTTTTAGAGTCCTTAAAATAGATGGCACAAATATGAAAGAAGTTTATTATAATCCAAATCAGTATGAGCAGACGTTATTTAATGATGTACTCGATAACATAAAGTCTGATAGAACTTCAGAAGACCTATTATTTCAAGTCATGTTAGAACTTGGAGTGCTGCTATCTAGCAAGATTGAAGAAGAAATAGTAGAAGGTAAAAAAGTATTCAATGTTGCTGCAGGCTATCTAATGGCCTGCTTCGACAAAGATGTCTCTGAGAAGACAATAGAAGCAGTTGCTAAGAAAAAGCCATACTATTTTGTAATGCGTGATTTTTCATTAGCCAATGATAACGTTGCAACCAACTTTAATCAAATATTTCAGATGTATAGTCCAGATACAATCAGAAAAGTACTATAA
- the lgt gene encoding prolipoprotein diacylglyceryl transferase has translation MNVAPDIMFPSLGIEINDINPVAFSVFGVDVYWYGLIIGLGILAGLFIARHLGKKVGIDENLYPDFLIYALIVSVVFARLYYVAFSWDEYKNDLMKIFAFREGGLAIYGAVIGAVITLIIFSKFKKVDFWNFADSAAPGLILGQSIGRWGNFVNMEAFGGYTENPLAMMLKRSEAKYVPMQVLEKIKTVSGVEYIQVHPTFLYESVWNLAVLILMLVYYKHRKFKGEIFALYLLGYGLGRVWIEGLRTDQLLIGNTGIPASQLLAGVLIVVSLVYIIIMRRKCTR, from the coding sequence ATGAACGTAGCACCGGACATCATGTTTCCAAGCTTAGGTATTGAAATCAATGATATTAATCCAGTTGCATTTAGTGTATTTGGCGTAGATGTATATTGGTATGGTTTGATTATTGGGCTTGGAATACTTGCAGGATTATTTATAGCACGACATTTGGGAAAAAAAGTAGGTATTGACGAGAACTTATACCCTGATTTTTTAATTTATGCATTAATCGTTTCTGTTGTCTTTGCAAGGTTGTACTATGTTGCCTTTTCTTGGGACGAGTATAAGAACGATTTGATGAAGATATTTGCTTTCAGGGAAGGTGGGCTTGCCATCTATGGCGCGGTCATTGGAGCAGTCATTACTCTGATCATATTTTCTAAGTTTAAAAAAGTTGATTTCTGGAATTTTGCCGATTCAGCTGCACCAGGCTTAATACTAGGCCAAAGTATTGGTAGATGGGGAAATTTCGTAAACATGGAAGCCTTTGGTGGATATACAGAGAATCCATTGGCGATGATGTTAAAACGATCGGAAGCCAAATATGTACCAATGCAAGTATTAGAGAAGATTAAAACAGTAAGTGGCGTAGAGTACATACAAGTGCATCCTACATTCTTATATGAGTCAGTATGGAATCTTGCGGTGTTAATTCTAATGCTTGTTTATTACAAACATCGAAAATTTAAAGGGGAAATTTTCGCATTGTATTTGCTTGGCTATGGTTTAGGAAGAGTTTGGATTGAAGGTCTACGCACGGACCAACTGCTTATTGGAAACACTGGTATTCCAGCATCACAATTGCTAGCAGGCGTACTTATAGTAGTATCATTAGTGTATATCATAATCATGAGGAGGAAATGTACTAGATAA
- a CDS encoding Spo0E family sporulation regulatory protein-aspartic acid phosphatase has product MQNYNIEKLREILDELIACKADQQEIYKVSVELDKLIEGYYVEANIGEKQYL; this is encoded by the coding sequence ATGCAGAATTACAATATCGAAAAGCTAAGGGAAATTCTTGACGAATTAATTGCTTGCAAGGCCGATCAACAAGAAATATATAAGGTAAGTGTAGAACTTGATAAATTAATCGAAGGGTATTATGTAGAAGCAAATATAGGTGAAAAACAATATCTGTGA
- a CDS encoding septum formation initiator family protein, whose product MRNENRRSNQMYIVGSNATKLNTYTESHTTNEEHVVRKVSPRQVRRPYKYKMKLVCLLAVTMVMCIVMVKSQLTVTAISEDIADLQNDLNSYIKKNSLITENISNNVKLETVYEIATTRLGMVMPNQNQISKISVKKGSYTQQFADIEAPAQEQEAVSNILGFILSNQR is encoded by the coding sequence ATGCGTAACGAAAACCGTAGAAGCAATCAAATGTACATTGTTGGTAGTAACGCTACCAAGTTAAACACCTATACAGAATCTCACACAACAAATGAAGAACACGTTGTAAGAAAAGTAAGTCCTCGCCAAGTAAGACGTCCATACAAGTACAAAATGAAACTGGTCTGTTTGTTGGCTGTCACCATGGTCATGTGCATTGTCATGGTGAAATCCCAATTAACAGTGACTGCAATAAGTGAAGACATAGCAGACTTACAAAATGACTTAAATAGTTACATAAAGAAAAATAGTCTTATTACCGAAAACATAAGCAATAATGTGAAGTTAGAAACTGTTTATGAAATTGCGACAACAAGACTGGGTATGGTTATGCCTAACCAAAACCAAATCAGTAAAATAAGCGTAAAAAAAGGCAGCTATACACAACAGTTTGCAGATATAGAAGCACCTGCTCAAGAACAAGAAGCTGTTAGCAATATACTTGGTTTTATTTTATCCAATCAAAGGTGA